The Malus domestica chromosome 10, GDT2T_hap1 genome contains a region encoding:
- the LOC103413484 gene encoding DEAD-box ATP-dependent RNA helicase 52A-like: MRLYDDLLANGYYTTRLWIGTPPQQFALIVDTGSTEKVPESEKTDQLLALLVAEASRVEGTGHPFPLTIVFVERKTRCDEVAEALVAQGLHAVALHGGRTQTEREAALRDFRKGTTSILVATDVASHGLDVSGVAHVINLDLPKSMEDYVHRIGRTGRAGSMGQSTSFYTDRDMFLVANIKKAISDAGSGNAVAFATGKTARRKEKEAAAAEKQAKVASRSSIAGPTSVNIEDKYRFIFADSNNKKEGAADSAWDD; the protein is encoded by the exons ATGAGGCTCTATGACGATCTCCTCGCCAACGGGTACTACACGACGCGGCTGTGGATTGGGACGCCGCCGCAGCAATTCGCGCTGATTGTGGATACGGGAAGTACG GAGAAGGTTCCTGAGAGTGAGAAGACTGATCAGCTATTGGCTTTGCTCGTAGCAGAGGCATCTCGGGTTGAAGGAACTGGCCATCCCTTTCCCTTAACGATTGTGTTTGTTGAAAGGAAGACGAGATGTGACGAAGTTGCTGAAGCTTTGGTAGCACAAGGGTTGCATGCAGTTGCTCTTCATGGTGGTCGTACACAAACTGAAAGAGAGGCTGCTCTACGTGATTTTAGAAAAGGCACTACCAGTATTTTGGTTGCCACTGATGTTGCGTCTCACGGTTTGGATGTCTCAGGAGTTGCACATGTTATCAATTTGGATCTTCCAAAGAGCATGGAAGATTATGTACACCGGATTGGAAGGACGGGAAGAGCAGGATCAATGGGACAATCTACGTCCTTTTACACAGATCGTGATATGTTCCTCGTGGCAAATATAAAGAAAGCGATATCAGATGCTGGATCTGGGAATGCTGTGGCTTTCGCAACTGGGAAGACtgcaagaaggaaagaaaaagaagcagcAGCTGCTGAAAAGCAAGCCAAGGTTGCTTCCAGAAGTTCAATAGCAGGACCAACATCAGTAAACATTGAGGACAAGTATCGGTTCATATTTGCGGATTCGaacaataaaaaagaagggGCAGCAGATAGTGCTTGGGACGATTGA
- the LOC139188628 gene encoding uncharacterized protein: MVQEGYEVPDSNDELEDDEELTAIRKASLRENVMKDAKALGIIQGAVSDAVFPRISNEETSKAAWEVLQREYKGDKKVTKATLQPLRRDFEYTRMKKDEPLKDYFTRLFDVVNQMKTLGEELPRERLVQKLLNSLTRPCDSIVNIIE, from the coding sequence ATGGTTCAAGAAGGATATGAAGTCCCAGATTCAAATGATGAGTTAGAGGATGATGAAGAACTCACTGCAATTCGGAAAGCGTCTTTGAGAGAGAATGTGATGAAAGATGCTAAGGCGCTAGGGATAATACAAGGAGCAGTTTCAGATGCTGTTTTTCCCAGGATATCAAATGAAGAGACATCCAAAGCTGCTTGGGAAGTCCTTCAGAGAGAATACAAAGGTGACAAAAAGGTAACCAAAGCAACGCTTCAACCTTTAAGACGTGATTTTGAATATACACGCATGAAAAAAGATGAACCCCTTAAAGATTACTTTACTAGATTGTTTGATGTTGTGAATCAAATGAAAACTCTTGGTGAAGAACTACCTAGGGAAAGACTTGTGCAGAAATTGTTAAACAGTTTGACAAGACCTTGTGACTCTATAGTAAATATTATAGAGTAA